Proteins from a single region of Aedes albopictus strain Foshan unplaced genomic scaffold, AalbF5 HiC_scaffold_791, whole genome shotgun sequence:
- the LOC115261255 gene encoding histone H2B-like, with amino-acid sequence MAPPKASGKATKKSPAAGKAQKNIVKGEKKKKKPRRKESYAIYIYKVLKQVHPDTGVSSKAMSIMNSFVNDIFERIAAEASRLAHYNKRSTITSREIQTAVRLLLPGELAKHAVSEGTKAVTKYTSSK; translated from the coding sequence ATGGCACCACCGAAAGCAAGCGGAAAGGCCACCAAGAAGTCGCCCGCCGCCGGCAAGGCCCAGAAGAACATCGTCAagggcgaaaagaagaagaagaagccacgcCGAAAGGAAAGCTACGCTATCTACATCTACAAGGTGCTGAAACAAGTCCACCCGGACACCGGTGTCTCGTCGAAGGCTATGAGCATCATGAACAGCTTCGTCAACGACATCTTCGAACGGATCGCCGCCGAAGCCTCCCGGTTGGCGCACTACAACAAGCGGTCGACGATCACCTCCCGGGAAATTCAAACCGCCGTCCGGTTGCTGCTCCCCGGCGAGTTGGCCAAGCATGCCGTTTCCGAGGGGACCAAGGCCGTCACCAAGTACACAAGCTCGAAGTAG